From Quercus robur chromosome 8, dhQueRobu3.1, whole genome shotgun sequence:
GTCCCAAGCTTCGCCTACTGTAAGTTTTAGAGGGAGGAAATTCGCGTGTCATACATCAATATAGGAGAGAAGGGGGCTGTCAACTTGCAAAGCTTGGCCGAAGGCTTGCCAAGTGGAGTACATGGGATCAACGCCGAGGATTAAGTGGGACGCTCTGAGCTGTCCGTCCTAATGAACGAAAATTTCTGACCTAAGCACAAAATTTAGGTCTCTCACATGCACCACTCTAAGGTCCAGCTTGAACCATTTACTCTTTGCACGGAAACAACACAGAAACCAGTTAACGGTCAGTCAGTCAAAATAGTCAAGTACAATTAAGAAAACACAAATTTACAAATGAGTATATTCAGTACCAACCTACATCACTAGGCCAGAACGGACAGGGGAGCTCTTCGGCAAACCAGTTGCTGCTCACTCGTACAAACTTGCCGGCCGAGTTCCTATTCAAATCAAGTAGGCATGATATAAGTCGTACCCTCATGTCtcttgtttttaaataatagtcTGAAGTAATTTTGCCGCACAAACCGTACATAAAATTAATGTCATAGTGATCTAGTTGCAACCTGAACAACTGGTTCAACCTACTAACGCAACTCACCActcggtaaaaattgggggggagTTGGTCGGGGCAAAAACCATAAAACCTAAGGGTGCTAATGACGAAGGGGTCAAcagggaacctaaccccacccttAAGGATGGtcatcaaaggaaagaatacAGTGTTTACGCCACATCGCCTTTGAATGTCAATATCGCCTTCATGACAGTAGGCGATATCAACATCCTCGGGGACGTTGTAAGCAGCCCTAAAAGTGGCCAAAACGGCTTCTGAGGAAAGTAGATAAGAAAAGCCCATTTTCTAAGCTAGGATTCCTAGAACTACGATTATGATAGAACAGgaagaaatagaagaaataGAAGGAAAGGGAGAGGAAACTTACAACGGGCTCTAAGGAGGAGGAGTTCTGGGTTGGGAGATGAACGCACAAGGAAATTATGCTCGGTAGAGTGAAAGTTTTGAGAATGAGGAATGCAAAAGTGAAGGAGGAACTAAGAGATTACTATTCATAGGAGCCAAAAGGGGGGATAAATGACATTTAATAATTGAAGGGCGGGAAAACCAACGAATCCCCATTTACTGCCACACGTGTCGTTTtagttcacgaaccgtcagatAATGATGGCGGCTGAGCGAACAGTCAGACGCGTCGCACCTTTTGAAGGCGCATTAATGGGTTCCTCAACCATCCAGTATTTACCCGTTGAACTTCTCAATTAGCCATTTGCCCCTTGGATTTCTTGATTCGTCCCCAAGAACCGAGCAcaaatcaagggggggctaatgAACAGCCCTACCATATCCAAACCCATTTAGGCCTAGGGCTTCAACCCAACGATATGGCCCATACCGTCCCTAAGCCCAGGCCTCACACCGGCTTCAAGCCCATTGAACAAATGATCTTCATCAATTCATACCTCGCTACGCCTCCTGGGTCACATTCGGTGACCTGCCTCCCAAACGAGAAGGTGATTGCTCGATTGTATTGTCTCTCGGTTGCTCGGCAGTGCCTAGGGAATATCATTGCCAAGCATATCTACTgaagtgggaaccatttccaaagTCACTCTCACCACAACCCACTCCCACCTAACACCCACTTACGATTAACGACATTGGACCTCGCATTGCACTAACCATGAAAGTAATCATAGTATCTCCACTAATTTTGGGCTATAAATACAAGAAGTTAAAGAGGGAAAAGGTTGTTGGAAAGTTCACAAAGAAGTTGGGAAAGGGGAGAGAATAGAACGATCCAGTGAAAGAGGTAATTCCATTGAGTTTCTGTGCCGAAAACGACCTAAAGTAGGAAACTCAAGCCCAcaatacaaatagattgtgagtcTGAGTGAGGCCCAACCCAATAGCCTCGTTCCTGGCACGCACAAGTACCATTCACAAGAGTCAATGAAATAGTCAAATTATGGTATTAGGGACCTCTTGGGAGCTTAATCAAAAACAATTCATCAATTGAAGAAACGagtttccaaataaaaattattgtatgtAAAACAATTGTATACAACATGTATTCATAAACTAATTCAAGTTGGGGATAATGATGTTTGATCAACCCTAGTATAGGCTGGACTAAAACTAGGGTAACATGATACAATATGTATTATTGGACTTTGGGCTTATATTTCTAACCACAAGTTTTTCGGTTCAGTGAACACTTTGGAGATTGGAATCCTCCCATATAGAGAATCCAAGTTCGAAACATGGATTTCCCACATTAGTATGTCTCAATTTACCAATAGCAAAAGGCATATGCTGTATACTAAGTCGGTAACCCCAACGTGATTTCAAGGGAAAAGTTTTGCTTTGTGCTCTAGAAAAAGTCACATTCAATGAATGATTCAGTTGCATGCACTTATCCAATTATCCAAGAGGAAGTGGAATTATATGAAAGAAAATTCTTGAACAATCGTATCATCATCACTCATGTCAATATACTCTTTTTGTATGCCTTCACGTGTTGAGGCCCTGAGGGCCTGTGGGATTAGATTTTGTTCCAAGGTTCACAAATGAAAGAGCTTTCGCTAGAACCCTCTAGAACAAAACAAAGGGTACATCATTCACGGGCCACGGCTACATGCTATCTTTCTCGAAAATTTACAATTTGACAAAATAAACTCCTACTTCAACCTTGTCATCATTAATACGTGTTTAAGTAATCTCTTTAACTTGGATAAGGACTCGATCAtcatctttttctattttaattctTTGCTTTCTGGTTGAGAACCTTATCATCAAATCatgattataaaaattatactatGTAGTATTAAGTATGTTCTTGTCAACACAAAAAACGCCAATATATAAAAAACTGATTGGGCTTAGCTTTACCCAAGATTTGACATTAATGCTTGGGATGCTGCCATTAACCACTAATTTAAAAATAGCACCTTTATAATCATGAGGCCCTCCGAGATATTCTCAATTATAACTGATTCATTAGTGATAATAATCCAGTTTTTGTTGACTATGTAGCGACAAGTGGCAACTCATCCTTGCTCCTATTTGCCACAAAAACTGATAGGCTTATGTCTGTCTAGTCCAAATTTGATAAGGATAAAGTGTAAAACTCATATTATACATTATCCACTAAGAAATTATCACATCAATTTTTACTTTAAACTTGATACATTCTATCACACCTAATAACATCACATCAATCttttacttaaaacttaaaatatgttatttattGAGATGTAATCCTTTGTAATCAAATCTATTTATGTTTTAACAATATGATAATGTGGCATGTCCTTATTGTTTTGGTTTACTCCAAGTCCTCATTGACTTTAATCTCATGTCATTATAATATCTCCCTTTTTCTTATCTTTATCTATTCTCTTTGGTAATTGATATAATTTAGGTATAATTATTTAGATATTATATCGTATCTTAAAaattccaattaaattctatcATCGGACTTTTGAAATTGTAACTATACACAAACATGTGTATTGGTTAATAAATCAAATGATTGTGCTATGCACTGTTCTATAGTTAATTCACATCTTAAAaactccaattaaattctatcATCTGACTTTAGAAATTGTAACTATACGCAAACATGGGCCAAAATTGGGTTTTACCCATTTCAGCCAAacttttcagcaaaataccCCTTGTCTGAAACTATTTTGGAAAAtgccctattttgaaactcgattttctaaaaatagagtttcaaatgtaaaactcgatttttggacaatcgagttatagtGAAATgagacttaaaaaataaataaaaaattaaataaataaataaaattctggaactcgagttccacttgaatattttcaaggaactcgagttccacaatttttttttaaaaatttcagtTCACTATAActtgattgtccaaaaatcaagttttaaattgaaaatcaattcttagaaaatcaagtttcaaaacagggacatTTCCTTAAATATTTTCAGACATGGGGCATTTTGTTGAAAAGTTTTGACAAAAGGGGCAAATATCCATTTTTGCCCGCAAACATGTGTATTGGTCAATAAATCAAATGATTGTGCTATGCATTGTTCTATAGTTAATTCACATAATTCCATTTAATTAGAGAATATTAGGTCcaatatctaaaaattatatctaaGTTTTTCCATTTCCATGGACCGTTGTTCTTGCTCATTATACTTATTTGCTTTAACTTCTCTGTTATTGCTGATGCCTTTCTAGACGTTAAAAAGCTAAAGTTTCACCGACTCTTATAGTATTGGACAATAGTTACGGAATCAGGCCATATTATtggactttattttttaaaaacaaaattctaaaagaaatgggTAAATGATAATGAACCACTTATATAATACTATGATGATATTATTCCCTTGGAAGTTGGAACGGTGATTTATAAACTCTACTTTCGCAAGAGGATTTTCTATGTGAAGAATATTCTGAAGATTAATTAAAGATGACAAAatgtcttctttctttttctttttctttttctttttctttttcttttcctttttctttttctttttcagaatactaaatatttttaacacacacacaaggaggTGACAAAATGTCTTTGCCGACCTATCTTAGACAGATCTTCCTTTATCCATCTTGCATTGAAtcggatatatatatatatatatatatatatatatatagaggttcGAGTtgaaccaataaataaaaaataaaaattcaagttaAAACTGGTGTAATTTTAAGCAATGTTCCTATAaatattcctataaatacttATAGCATCAAATGTTATTTATActtaatatttattgaaatcatttgtttatatatatattcttctcaAAATTGTTTATATATCCTATTACCATAAGCCAACTCATAAACATACACAATCTATATAGAATCATGCCCATCAAAAAATGGGATTAGTGCATCTATAAATTCAGGCTCGAGAAGAATTAATTTTTGACTCAATCAATTTTCTGTGTCCTAGACAAAAGGTCCACGTGAGATAAACACAATCTTTGTGACTTCACCAACCAGGGGCCAAATCTATACATAGTTCAACTAAAGCTTCTTATATGAAATCAGACCatattccatttattttcacTGGGAATTTTAGTTTATTGATGAGTGTCATCTgtagcatctctctctctctctctctctctctcttccccccccccccccccccaaatctTTGATTCTCATTTGACCGGAACAAAAATCTTTGATTCTCAAAGATTTGCAAGGAAAATAGTTATAATATATCCTTTGTTTGGAATCTTATTTGACATTATTGAGAGGAAAAGGAGGGAAGAGTATCCAtccatttttttcaataaatttcaaaatgtggAATTATTCAATTCACTTGGTACACCATGCCACCCTCTCACgtaactaataattaataaagctTACCAGTAGATCTTGATATAAAGCTCATTCTATATATGAGATTATAAGTATGCGTTTGGgttagaattaaaaattaaaattatttcactattcagcttatttttgctactatttatgggcccCACTTCATTTTTTGACACTATTCATAagtcccactgtactatttcaactaacttttacctttatctacagtatttttagtaataatttttcagttttaacaaaataagtggtatctaaACACATCCTTAAAGAGATAGTTTTCATATATCTAATAAATTCTCAATCAACAAAGAGAATAAGTCTAATACTAGTTGGGAGTCAACAGTCAAAACGGTTTAACGTAAGGAGGCATAAGATTCAAGTTGAGCCAGCCACCTTATCCATTTATCTTGTTGTGGGACTTTGGGACCATGAGTCCAGAACATCTTGAGCCTTCCTAAAACTTACTTTTTGTCACTTTCCCAATAGATCAaagatttaggatgcaaattaATTCTATAGTCACAACTTTCTCCgcaaatctttttttaaaactGTTCATGTAACAAGTTATAAATGataattaataaagtaataTCAATAATGGACCTATACAAACAACTTAATAATTCAAccgttttttaaaatttgttgtgaaaaatattgtttatatgGGATGTTGTTTGGGATGAGAACACGTGGCAATATGGGTTTGGAGCTGGCAACATGTCCACTTGGCTCCGAAAGATGCAACCATGTGtcaaagagagagggagagatatGACTGAATTTGAAGGAAAGCACATGGGGGCAGCATCCAAAGCACATAGTTTTGGCCTTATAAATAGCAGCGACCGTTCACAAGAGCTCCACATCTGCAATCTTCACGTGCTCTCTGCTCTGCCTATCTCTGCTTTTATAattatctctttctttgtttgtatCTCTGCAAAtcttatctaatttttctttttcggtCTTTGGCCGTTAAGTGATAACTATCATAAGAGTAGTTTTGTTCGTTAGTTGACAAAGAAAGCTTGCAAGTGAAGTGAAAGTAGTAACTATTATGGAGAACAAGAAGCAAGTTGGTGATGCATCAAAAAAAGTTGGTGGCTCATCTTCATCCAGGTCTTTGGATCACCTTTTTGGTCCCAAGGACCCTTCTTCAGCTTCTTCGACCGGAGTATTTGGATCCATTTTTCCACCACCATCAACGGTATTTTATTTACCACAATCATCATATATCAGTATATCATTATGTGGCTTGCTCTCTAGGAAAACTCTGTTTTGTTCTTAGCTTTATTCTTCACTTTGCATATATCTCTTATGCATAACAACTATTATCGGTACAGTTAagtttaaactaaaattttcaaatttattcatatGAGAATGAGCAAATAACTCTATCCTTACAGTTTTTGTAAGTTTTCAGATCCTATTAATTTTACCACATCAACCATGTGTCTATGTTTAGAAATACTTTCACGAGTTTAAATTATAATTGCTGATATAGTTTGTTATGATTTAAATATGATAAAAGTCATATTAATGATGAATTCTCGAGAAAGTGATGTTATTCCAATTATAACATGTTATTTTAATAGGGTAAACAAATTGTGTTCCTatgttggtttttttatttttttagcttaATGATATTGGTAAATACTTGTGGCATGATGAAAAAAACTTACTTTGAATAGGGTCAGAGGAAGAAGTTATTGACTTTTTGATATGATTGATATTAAGATACAACGTAATcaccatccaaaaaaaatacaacgtAAGTTGCTTGATATTGATAGATGCACTAGTGCTTTTAGTAAAGATTCAGCAAAAGCATAAGAAGTTCAATTGAAATTTGCATCATAAAAAGGTGCTATCCAAACTCGTTTTGCTTGAACTGGATAAGGAATATGAAAAAGTTTTTCCAAGCGTAACAAGTAGCAAgttctaatttcttttcttcatttacTTTAGCAGCTGGGGAGGGACTCCTTTCAGAACCAAGGTGGCAGTGGCAAATATGGAAATCCAGGTATTATTAACGTATCAATCTACTTTATTTATGAGGTTGaaggatttctttttcttttttctttttttcttttttggctgaatgAGGTTGAAGGATTTCAAGTCAAAGTCTTTTTGgattaacaactttttttttttaattaaaatctcATACAAGTGTACTTTTTGTTAACTTTTagtaaataaatgaatataatttaTGCGAAAAATTAATCCAAATACAAGCTTGTACTATCCTATTCGCTTACCACTGGAGCTAATCTGTATACAGAAAAAACTTTGCTACTTTGTGACGACTTTCTTTCCATATACAAGAAATTGGACataattaaaagatttttttttttactgtgttAATATTTCAAATTGGAGCCTCTCCTAtgcacaaatttatttaatttaaaaaaaaaaaaatcaatttcttaGCCTAACATAAACAGGGTTTGAATTCAAATGTTTGGTTGTATTGTTTGATTTTTCGGCTGGAATGTAAAATGAGAAATCTTTGGAAAATATTGCATGACCTTATCTGGGTTAACTCTTTGCAGATAATATCGCTCAAAGCGTCAAGGatgaaagcgctggaataggtacTAGAAATTCACCTTATCAGAATGAACCAATGGAACCTTGCTATTTAAGCTCATCGATCTACTATGGCGGCCAAGAAAATTATTCTCCAAGGGCAGGCTCCACCGAATCTCAAAAGACTGTGAGTGTATAGTATTTTATATTCATTcatagcataaaaaaaatatacacacacaaaaagagagTATTATATCCAtgaataaataaacatataggtgccaatcattttatatatcatttgagtttatatatatGGGTCATGTAACATGCATCGTTACAACAAcgataacaattttttttttaatagaaaaaaaaattttaagaaaaaaatgttgttaTCGTTGTgactcatttattattatttcaaattgATATCATACATGGTATATGCTGTTAGTAAACTTCTCTTTCAATTTTTGATCAGTTCAGGAAAGATGGAGGGGAGGATGATTCAAATAATAATGCGAACAGTGCATCAAGAGGGAACTGGTGGCAGGGTATGTGAATATATAATAGTTGTGCAATTGCAGATTAAAGGGATATAATATTTGTTTCCTGTAGTTATAGGAGTTTTAGAAACTTAATTTAACTATAGTTTAATTTCTTTCTGCAGGTTCTCTCTATTACTAACACCTTGCCCCTACATCAAATGTACTCACCACCTTTGCACAGGTATTCAAAGTTGTCTTTAGAATATATTTGATGGGTGATGGGTCTTGCTACGGAATATTGTTTATTACATACAAATTGCTTTACACGCACTCTCTTAGAATATATTTGATGGGTCAATATGGGTCTTATTGTAGAGAAGTATTTATTGCATATAAATTGTTTTGCACGCACTCTCAAAAGTAACAAAATCATGATTTAAAGTCATGATAACAAATTTAACCCCTTATTATGTGCttatcttaaaataattttccatttgtTTAGACAAAAACTCATTTGTCACTTTATGTGTGTTTGGACTGTATATGTATACATGTCCTTTTAACACTTGTcctaattatttattattaatttcccAATAATTCGTTTAAACTAAAAGTTTAAATGCGCACTTGAATAAATATATGCCGAATAGGCCTAATTAAAGGGAAAAAGTtcagagagatagagagggaTATGTTTTAAGGAATAGAATTGATGttacgtatatatatataactactGCTTAAGAATCATTGATACCCCAAAAGGAGAGGTTAGCTTTTACATGTTCCACACAAACGTGACAAATTAAAGTTTCCCAATATGATAGATTATTGAAATCCATATGCAGCGCCAGTACGTACTGTATAGATTTACCAGTAATGATACATAGTTAAATTATTGAATGAATCAAACTGTTTAAAATTTCCGgttttatctttatatttagtttaattttgtgcAAAGTAAATAGGTATTCctctattaattattttttaagcaaaaaaaaaaattatttaattaattctaATTATGATTGTTACTGTTGCTTCCCCAATCTCGAATTCTAAATATGATCTATTTTTGTGGTGTTATTCTTAACCTTTGATACAGCTAACTAAAACTATGTTTGTTGACTATATTGCAGGGGTGGTGACATCTAAGCTAGCTTAATACTAAGGAAATAATATGGTAATATTAGTTAAGCCTAGTAGAGCATGACACCGTTGGACTTCCAAAAAACACGTTGGGTTGTTTTTATCCCAGCTAGTCAGGTTTGGCAAGTCTAGGATGTGTTTCTAGGAGCTCGGTGCAGGCTCTCTACTTGTAGTCTTCTATGACTAACCTAGTATTCCATGTACTTTGAATAAGTTCTATATATGGGTTTTAGCCCTCTAAATGTAACTCTAtatatgtggaggaatgtataCACTCTTTCTCCTGTGCTACTGTTTTaaattaatggaaaattatttgtttgtATTGTAGATTAAACAAATGTGAACAATTGTAAACTTTTTGCAAATCTCCTACTTGCTTTACGATCGGTTGAAGTGGGTCGTTGAGCTTTATACCTCCTTAAAAGAAAGCAAGATACCATataaaaccttttttctttttttttgaataatgctAAATgtctaaataatttatttaaaaatatttacatattgACATAGTAATGAATATAATTAGTGTTGCTtcaacaatataataataaaatatttaaattgttgtttttttgttattagtgAGACTcattagtttgtaaaatttGAGGTATCCGAAcatcattatttttgttgaaaatgtaAAAGGCTACaaagcaattgttaataaagtaATTGTCGAAGGACAAGCACATTACAATCATAGATATACAAACACCAAAACCTCATTTATTACTGATTAAGTGATGGATGTAAACTTTGAGGCTAGATGAACTAGGTATAAGGATGAAGTCCCCAGCACAAAGGTACCACTAGCTAACATTAAGTACTTAACAACACCAGGCTAAGAGCCTAAGACCCCAAAACAAAGAAGCAACAACAGCACAGCAGTAGGAACTCTGGCTCATGGTCTTCGGTCTTCTAGGCAATGTATAAGCTGCAAAATAGAATTAGCAAATTTAAGAAAAGAGTGAGCGGAAaactatcaaacaaaaaaaaaaaaaaatggaatataaAATCTCTACCTCACTTTTAAGTATTCCACACATTAGCAAATTTACTTATTGCAGAATGTTAtgtgtcctttttttttccaatctaAATTTAGGTtctttataaagaaaaaagaagtttgtGAGAAACTGCCATTGGTAAAGTATAAAATGGAacatttaaaattgtagattgTAGTGAAACATCAACACACCTCCACACTTGTAACCAACAGGGCGATTAGCAATGTTGCACCTTTTAGGTATGGTAATTGCAAGTTCTGGCTTGATTCCTGAACTCTTAGCTATATTGGAAAGCATGATGGCACAAAGGCAGCATACGTCGGTATCTTTCACCACAGTGCAGCACTTATCTGAGACTTCAGCTTTCTCATCATGTGCTGCCAATGCACAGGGAGCTAGCCTCATAACCTCATTTTCAATGGATGATTTCCCACATTCACCAGCCCAAAAACCCCAGCAATTCTTAGAATcataagaaaaattagaaatcaAATGTACTTCGTGGGAGCTCCCATTTCTTCAATGTCGTGCTGTGCACAAAAGCTAATCAACTTTGCGGGCCTTTATACTGAAACGGGCAACTCAAAAGGTACTTACTTGGCGCAGTGGAGGTAGCACTAGTAGAAAATTCATCTTCTTTATTGCTACTTGCTAGTTTGCAGTACCTACTTTCTTAGCTAAGTGTTTTTACTGTGTTAAGGTTATCCAAGTATTTGAAGCAAGTCAAGCGTTGTGCTTGCTTAGCTCTTTTCTTACCTTTTTATTCTTGAGAAGAGGCAAACAAAATGCAATCAAGAGAAAAAGCTATTACGTGTTTCATTTTCGTTATTAACAAAGATTTGATGCAGGCCCCAACGCTTAGAGAGACCATTAGAAGACTTCTATTGTTATAAGGTAACTTCAATTAGGTGGAGTTGAGTCAAGTGAGCACTTCAATTTGCTCACGTAGGATTAGTATCCATTCTCCACCAATCAGGATGTGCAATGTGTTTGATAAAGAAATTAAGTCTCAAACTAGTCTCATACTAAAGAAAAGAATGGGTGATTAATATAGCATAATTGGATCCAAACCAATTGGCTTAAACTTGTAGGTCAAGTTGTGTCacaatatgttatattaacctcTCAATTTGAGTCTCCACAAGGTGTTATCTCTCCAACACTTATGTTTTAaaattctattctttttttgttttggattgtgCACGATCAATCGAGTTTAATTAGGgttatatatacacaattaggtctttattttcttattaaattGTAGCATTTAAAAATTGTGAGTGTTTTTGGCTCATTTTATTTCCGGGTCTTCTGTGTCACTATTATAATCTCCTAGctattttcttaataaaactTCCTAATTAATGTTGCCAAACCACATacaccctttttatttttttttcatagaaacCTACTATAACTAATTATACTCCCATCAAATTGGCATCAGAATTTCCACtataacaaaaactaaaattcaaatttctttg
This genomic window contains:
- the LOC126697607 gene encoding uncharacterized protein LOC126697607 isoform X1 — encoded protein: MENKKQVGDASKKVGGSSSSRSLDHLFGPKDPSSASSTGVFGSIFPPPSTQLGRDSFQNQGGSGKYGNPDNIAQSVKDESAGIGTRNSPYQNEPMEPCYLSSSIYYGGQENYSPRAGSTESQKTFRKDGGEDDSNNNANSASRGNWWQGSLYY
- the LOC126697607 gene encoding uncharacterized protein LOC126697607 isoform X2, with product MENKKQVGDASKKVGGSSSSRSLDHLFGPKDPSSASSTGVFGSIFPPPSTLGRDSFQNQGGSGKYGNPDNIAQSVKDESAGIGTRNSPYQNEPMEPCYLSSSIYYGGQENYSPRAGSTESQKTFRKDGGEDDSNNNANSASRGNWWQGSLYY